In the Malassezia vespertilionis chromosome 1, complete sequence genome, one interval contains:
- the GET3 gene encoding arsenite-transporting ATPase (BUSCO:EOG092631UM; COG:P; EggNog:ENOG503NX42) → MATAVVDDQQPHTLQGVIDQKTLKWVFCGGKGGVGKTTTSCALAIQLARVRESVLLISTDPAHNLSDAFGQKFGREAAKVNGFDNLSAMEIDPTSSMQEMIEQSEQQGGAMAPFMQDLAFAIPGVDEAMGFAEIMKLVKSMEYSVVVFDTAPTGHTLRFLSFPSVLEKALAKFSTFGRSLGPMFSQMSSMLGGGNGGSPDDMFGKLESMRQVITEVNTQFKDETKTTFVCVCIAEFLSLYETERLIQELTQYGIDTHAIVCNQLLYPKPGSTCEHCRVRKAMQDKYVDEMLDLYAEDFNVVRVPLLTEEVRGSQKLAGLSEYLVKPYEPTQA, encoded by the exons ATGGCGACGGCGGTTGTCGACGACCAGCAGCCACATACACTGCAAGGCGTCATTGATCAAAAGACGCTGAAATGGGTATTTTGCGGAGGTAAAGGTGGCGTGGGAAAGACGACGACTTCGTGTGCGCTCGCAATCCAGttggcgcgtgtgcgcgagaGTGTCTTGCTCATCTCGACCGACCCTGCACACAATCTTTCCGACGCATTTGGCCAAAAGTTCGGGCGCGAGGCAGCCAAGGTGAATGGATTTGATAACCTGAGCGCCATGGAGATCGATCCGACGAGCAGCATGCAGGAGATGATCGAGCAAT CCGAGCAGCAGGGCGGTGCGATGGCGCCGTTTATGCAGGACCTTGCTTTTGCAATTCCTGGTGTGGATGAGGCGATGGGATTTGCCGAGATTATGAAACTGGTCAAGTCTATGGAGTACAGTGTCGTGGTGTTTGACACGGCGCCGACTGGccacacgctgcgctttttGAGCTTCCCGTCCGTACTGGAAAAAGCACTTGCCAAGTTTAGCACGTTTGGCCGCAGCTTGGGTCCGATGTTCTCACAAATGTCGAGCATGCTGGGCGGCGGGAACGGCGGCTCGCCAGACGACATGTTTGGCAAGCTCGAGTCTATGCGCCAAGTGATTACCGAAGTGAACACGCAGTTCAAGGATGAGACCAAGACCACGTTTGTGTGTGTGTGCATTGCCGAGTTCCTTTCTCTCTATGAAACGGAGCGCCTCATCCAGGAGCTGACGCAGTACGGGATCGATACACACGCGATTGTATGCAACCAGCTGCTGTACCCCAAGCCAGGGTCCACGTGCGAGCATTGCCGAGTGCGCAAGGCGATGCAGGACAAGTATGTGGACGAGATGCTCGATTTGTACGCGGAGGACTTCAACGTTGTTCGCGTACCGCTCTTGACGGAGGAAGTGCGTGGGTCGCAGAAGCTCGCCGGACTCTCGGAGTACCTCGTAAAACCGTACGAGCCAACGCAGGCGTAA
- the CDC45 gene encoding DNA replication initiation factor cdc45 (EggNog:ENOG503NW6T; COG:L; BUSCO:EOG0926129I) translates to MVIVNRPRETGDTYSHPLGGIGFVDAYRSICRSARKRVLGTDTDTFAPGGTAVLILATPAVDSLASVRIFTRLLAEDEIAFRVAPVNGYRSLQQVLAEDVEGHKELHTLVFINFGSLLPLPETIPLPPHCTLHIIDSHRPWNLSNLFATSQMNDRIHVWDDGEIAERLGREREAYEMLEFDVDSGSEESDSDADGSDHDTPASQNGKRPRSEDDGASPKRSRMDSEQRQFYRATLAKYYSRGAWSGMGAAQLMYMLAVSLGRSDRDNLWYAILGLTAQYITNAIHSATYDGYAAALASDVIAMNADATSAETRGLQDVNFHGADDSSVRVVPHELRFTLYKHWSLETSMYHTSYVAAKLGIWREKGISKLRGLLAKMGLSLANCRQIYAHMDLDLRKSLVQRMESIAPEYGMSDIVYRSFTRSFGFRFMPISAADAVEGISALLQAAHGVRIEVEGVQIVRTDTTLGSARNADTKADRGAATYGARELWNLEDTGVHTSMRGKDLHGDTRDDTVWENNCSALWVQNFFEAYRAMDVHKTQNLELLHRSLQLAKALHQAIVAQGVSIIVKQSIKTLRSFRLTVLQEGPYLNLFAHSDTLTRLGLWLIDALRDIVTDQSERRAAARRASHRNKGESLTEIAEQQHALQSLPFVLAALDASRDVFVVVGLVGAPEYGDTSRNRFGLAFQEACTASGARMRNDRFDASVLEIKREDLLLFVEALHLKA, encoded by the coding sequence ATGGTTATTGTGAACCGCCCACGGGAGACGGGCGATACCTATTCACATCCCCTTGGAGGCATTGGGTTTGTGGATGCGTACCGAAGTATTTGCCGCTCTGCGCGGAAGCGTGTTCTCGGGACGGACACGGATACTTTTGCGCCTGGCGGCACGGCCGTGTTGATTCTTGCGACGCCTGCCGTAGATTCACTTGCGTCGGTACGCATATTTACACGCTTGCTTGCCGAAGACGAAATTGCGTTTCGTGTTGCACCCGTGAATGGGTAccgctcgctgcagcaagtgTTAGCGGAGGATGTGGAAGGTCACAAGGAGCTGCACACACTCGTCTTTATCAACTTTGGCTCGCTGCTCCCTTTGCCAGAGACGATCCCACTTCCACCACACTGCACACTGCATATTATTGATTCGCACCGGCCCTGGAATCTGAGCAATTTGTTCGCCACGTCGCAGATGAACGACCGCATTCATGTCTGGGACGACGGCGAAATTGCGGAGCGGCTTGGACGCGAGCGTGAGGCGTATGAAATGCTCGAGTTTGACGTTGATTCCGGTAGCGAGGAGAGCGACAGCGATGCTGATGGAAGCGATCATGATACCCCTGCGTCGCAAAATGGAAAACGACCGCGCTCCGAGGACGACGGTGCGTCTCCGAAACGATCGCGCATGGATAGCGAACAGCGCCAGTTCTACCGTGCAACACTAGCCAAATACTATTCCCGCGGTGCATGGTCTGGCatgggcgctgcacaacTGATGTACATGCTTGCCGTCTCGCTCGGCCGCAGCGACCGTGACAACCTCTGGTATGCTATTCTCGGTCTCACTGCCCAATATATCACCAACGCAATCCACTCTGCGACATATGACGGCtatgctgctgcgcttgcatcAGACGTGATTGCCATGAATGCAGATGCCACGTCAGCGGAGACTCGTGGCCTACAGGACGTGAATTTTCATGGAGCGGACGACTCCTCCGTCCGTGTTGTCCCTCACGAGCTCCGGTTCACATTGTACAAACACTGGTCATTGGAGACAAGTATGTATCACACAAGCTACGTTGCGGCCAAACTCGGTATCTGGCGCGAAAAAGGGATCAGCAAGTTGCGTGGACTGCTCGCTAAAATGGGCCTTTCGCTGGCCAACTGCCGACAGATTTACGCGCACATGGATCTCGATTTGCGGAAGTCGCtagtgcagcgcatggagtCCATTGCTCCGGAATATGGCATGTCGGACATTGTATACCGCTCCTTTACGCGCTCGTTTGGTTTTCGATTCATGCCGATCAGTGCGGCCGATGCCGTGGAAGGTATTTCGGCGCTTCTCCAAGCCGCACACGGCGTGCGAATTGAAGTGGAAGGCGTGCAGATCGTCCGCACAGACACGACGCTTGGCAGCGCTCGTAATGCCGACACAAAAGCggatcgcggcgctgcgacgtACGGCGCACGCGAGCTATGGAATCTGGAAGATACGGGCGTGCATACAAGCATGCGGGGCAAGGACTTGCACGGGGACACACGGGATGATACAGTATGGGAAAACAACTGCTCGGCATTGTGGGTACAAAATTTTTTCGAGGCATACCGTGCCATGGACGTACATAAAACGCAAAACCTCGAGTtgctgcatcgctcgctgcagctcgccaaggcTCTTCACCAGGCGATTGTTGCACAGGGCGTGAGCATCATTGTGAAGCAATCTATCAAAACATTACGATCTTTTCGGCTGACTGTACTCCAAGAAGGGCCCTACCTCAATCTGTTTGCCCATTCAGACACGCTGACGCGACTCGGGCTTTGGCTGATCGACGCGTTGCGCGATATTGTGACCGACCAATcggagcgtcgcgcagcagcgcggcgtgcttcACACCGTAACAAAGGCGAGAGTCTGACCGAGATTgcggagcagcagcacgctcTGCAGAGCCTGCCGTTTGtgctcgcagcgctggatgcatcgcgcgaCGTTTTTGTGGTGGTCGGCCTGGTCGGCGCGCCCGAGTACGGCGATACCAGCCGCAATCGATTCGGGCTCGCATTCCAAGAAGCATGCACCgcaagcggtgcgcgcatgcgcaacgACCGCTTCGACGCGAGCGTCCTGGAAATCAAGCGCGAGGACCTCCTCCTGTTCGTAGAAGCGCTCCACTTGAAAGCTTAG
- a CDS encoding uncharacterized protein (TransMembrane:1 (o344-363i); COG:S; EggNog:ENOG503NU5N) has protein sequence MTATLSGLVAIRARNLMHRSAQQDAQGTAALHTTRTALFSCFVTLRHPGEVPFFVAPPSKPGRQASWGEYTTAPIAPKRDFGEWAWGTSAQVLVALWICGTDFTAWQRVWEVSFNLHHPPQASAAQENLVYLGFMRATEPDAAVEYITISPRTLDTKPTQREATSYTLDAALALRDTQADLVRTQATLRALRERTTSVLSGNSSLVQHRYLLQERHHVQHLQDALARGSAELSQLRESIVQHRERTNIQRQEASERGASAQQRMESRMERLRADSAAIRSQLLQLQQAVHVNRQRLFYELDTIYPIQLEDARELLYSIVHLPLPNGVASSNAGTGGDPESTASALAFAAQLVLLISAYLHHFLPYHIKTLGSRATMRDTISVMQGPRTFVLYGKGIERYRYEYGVFLLNKDIEHLMNQHHVPVLDLRNTLPNLKNLLVTLASAPYTPPYTP, from the exons ATGACCGCTACACTTTCGGGGCTGGTCGCCATTCGGGCACGGAACCTGATGCACAGaagtgcgcagcaagacgcACAAGGAACAGCTGCATTACATACGACACGCACAGCTCTCTTTTCGTGCTTTGTCACGTTGCGGCACCCCGGTGAAGTCCCGTTTTTTGTCGCACCTCCTTCCAAGCCCGGGCGCCAAGCTTCATGGGGAGAGTATACCACAGCTCCTATTGCTCCGAAACGCGATTTTGGAGAGTGGGCATGGGGTACCAGCGCACAGGTACTTGTCGCGCTATGGATTTGCGGCACTGACTTCACGGCATGGCAGCGAGTTTGGGAGGTTTCCTTTAATTTACACCATCCGCCGCAGGCCAGTGCCGCACAAGAGAATCTTGTGTACCTCGGATTTATGCGTGCCACAGAGCCCGATGCAGCGGTAGAATACATTACCATTTCCCCACGCACCCTTGACACCAAGCCTACACAGCGCGAAGCAACAAGCTACACATTGgatgccgcgcttgcattgcgcgaTACACAAGCGGACCTGGTGCGCACACAAGCaacgctgcgtgcgcttcgagAGCGCACTACATCGGTGCTGAGCGGCAACAGCAGTTTAGTCCAGCATCGCTACTTGCTGCAAGAACGGCACCATGTACAGCATTTACAAGACGCACTGGCGCGAGGCAGCGCCGAACTATCACAGCTCCGCGAAAGCATTGTTCAGCACCGTGAACGTACAAATATACAACGTCAGGAGGCGTCGGAGcgtggcgcaagcgcacagcagcgTATGGAAAGTCGCATGGAGCGCTTACGAGCGGACAGTGCCGCGATACG CTCACAACTTTTGCAATTGCAGCAAGCGGTGCATGTAAATCGACAGCGTCTGTTTTATGAGCTGGACACAATATACCCTATCCAGCTAGAAGATGCGCGAGAGCTATTGTACTCGATCGTGCACCTGCCACTTCCCAACGGTGTTGCATCGTCGAATGCAGGCACAGGGGGGGATCCTGAAAGCACCGCATctgcgcttgcatttgCTGCACAGCTTGTACTACTGATCAGCGCCTACCTGCACCATTTTTTGCCGTACCACATAAAGACTTTGGGAAGTCgtgcgacgatgcgcgatACCATTAGTGTTATGCAAGGCCCCAGAACCTTTGTTCTCTATGGAAAAGGCATTGAGCGCTACCGCTACGAATACGGCGTATTCCTGCTGAACAAGGATATTGAGCACCTCATGAACCAGCACCACGTTCCAGTCCTGGACTTGCGCAACACACTGCCCAACCTCAAGAATCTGTTGGTCACGCTTGCGTCGGCACCGTACACACCTCCATATACCCCGTAG
- the IRE1 gene encoding non-specific serine/threonine protein kinase (BUSCO:EOG09260P2K; TransMembrane:1 (n8-16c21/22o464-486i); EggNog:ENOG503NUNM; SECRETED:SignalP(1-21); COG:T) codes for MRVRLRGAWCMLACALSACAARDMRDVALWGNTNTPYASLPIGLADLELSNIVLATSVDGSLHGLDRASGASLWSLRARVSDSTFPILRPLVASFFGKEQRSLQQIAAEAIASGDPAMIKTLQTNGIYIVEPSSGGDMYVLRAAQDQGIQVPKLEKMPFSLPDLVELSPFSLRSDDTRIFVAEKQTQLVEINLFTGKIAAMYDSRDAQVAHEETPKYSYMHKSDADAIESPWVYIGRTDYTLTVHVRNDPEAVQTLRYSVYAPNNADRDVAALWESNPQHDSRAMLASPETNAIMCFDMRLAKNPKRGAQPLPPLLWKHVLNSTAVDIFDVVFAPMAHASLLRPMVVPHSARMLPEIIAQQEGVGAPSTYLGSAGSGALYALGRARFPLVETTDHAAITQPGHEPLITSDSLAAFVGGYDVSNVPNHIGVPLLDTVGRGMPRIGPAETLPSLPASPGFFASGRALVPSGYITLRLLGAALLLFVLLRGYQVIHAGRAPVVLSTDALLFEETAWDDKRHTPKPRIPTKVPESSEEESVHAPGEDAAKRRRRRRGRRAGATVSARGNRAETPSVPDRGSDSFFSHAPSVENTELPANTLLNANDNPTSLQLSSEVLGYGSSGTVVFRGEFQGRAVAVKRLLRDFVQIASKEVSLLQSADNHPNVIRHYCQELTPNFLFIALEQCPASIADLVERPAEFSALSPFLEPRDAFLQITAGLQHLHSLSIVHRDIKPQNILVQQKPGNKLRVLLSDFGLSKRIDGAAQNSFSQSMTQPGGTVGWRAPEVLFGRHPLLTNDGSMGDEAGRLTRAVDIFSLGCVAFYLLTQGGHPFGTQYEREINILKQCYDLAPLGDTCDEVAEIQALIKSMIDREPANRPLAAHVAIHPFFWSAQKRLAFLQDVSDRLETLEREPPAPALALLELNADKVIGSDWRRAFDKAFLDDVGRFRKYDQASIQDLLRVIRNKKHHFQDMPQALQKQLGEIPDGFLFYFTRRFPFLFHHVYETMQQLPVLRGEPAFRDYFVSDAS; via the coding sequence atgcgcgtgcggctcCGTGGGGCATGGTGCATGCTCGCGTGTGCGCTTTctgcgtgtgcggcgcgggaTATGCGTGATGTTGCATTATGGGGAAATACCAACACGCCGTACGCATCCCTTCCGATCGGACTAGCGGACCTCGAGTTGTCGAATATTGTCCTAGCGACGTCTGTGGACGGCAGCCTGCACGGACTTGACcgtgcgagcggcgcgtcgctttgGTCGTTGCGCGCCCGAGTGTCAGATAGCACGTTTCCGATACTGCGGCCGCTTGTAGCGTCATTTTTTGGCAAAGAGCAGCGTTCCCTGCAGCAGATTGCCGCCGAAGCCATCGCGAGCGGCGACCCTGCCATGATCAAAACACTGCAGACAAACGGGATATACATTGTGGAGCCGTCTTCCGGGGGAGACATGTACGTGTTGCGTGCCGCACAGGACCAAGGCATACAGGTGCCAAAGCTGGAAAAGATGCCTTTTTCGCTGCCCGACCTGGTCGAGCTCAGCCCTttttcgctgcgcagcgacgatACGCGGATCTTTGTCGCAGAGAAACAAACACAGCTTGTCGAGATCAACTTGTTCACCGGAAAGATTGCGGCCATGTATGACtcgcgcgatgcacaggTTGCGCACGAAGAAACGCCCAAATACTCGTACATGCACAAAAGTGACGCGGACGCAATCGAATCGCCCTGGGTCTATATAGGGCGCACAGACTATACACTCACGGTTCATGTACGAAATGACCCGGAAGCGGTGCAGACGCTACGGTATAGTGTGTATGCACCGAACAATGCGGATCGCGATGTTGCGGCATTGTGGGAGAGCAATCCACAGCACGATagccgcgcgatgcttgcaTCGCCCGAGACGAACGCCATCATGTGCTTTGATATGCGTCTTGCCAAGAATCCCAAGCGGGGTGCGCAGCCACTGCCGCCGCTCTTGTGGAAACATGTGCTGAACTCCACCGCCGTGGACATTTTCGACGTCGTCTTTGCACCGATGGCCCATGCTTCGTTGCTGCGTCCCATGGTTGTACCGCACAGTGCACGCATGCTTCCGGAAATcattgcgcagcaggaAGGCGTGggtgcgccgagcacctACCTTGGCAGTGCagggagcggcgcactgtacgcacttggccgcgcgcgatttcCACTCGTGGAAACAACGGATCACGCGGCGATTACACAGCCTGGGCACGAGCCGCTGATCACGTCGGACAGTTTGGCTGCGTTTGTAGGGGGATACGACGTGTCGAACGTGCCAAATCATATTGGCGTGCCTTTACTCGACACTGTCGGGCGTGGCATGCCGAGAATTGGGCCAGCAGAAACGCTCCCTTCGCTGCCTGCCAGCCCTGGATTTTTTGCATCCGGtcgtgcgcttgtgcctTCTGGGTATATCACGCTGcggctgcttggcgcggcacTGCTTCTCTTTGTTCTTCTCCGCGGCTACCAAGTCATTCATGCAGGCAGAGCGCCGGTTGTGCTCAGCACAGATGCACTTTTGTTTGAAGAGACCGCCTGGGACGACAAACGACACACACCAAAGCCGCGCATTCCCACAAAGGTGCCGGAGAGCTCCGAAGAGGAAagtgtgcatgcgccgggAGAGGACGctgcgaagcgccgccgccgtcgacgtgggcgtcgcgctggagcgaCTGTATCCGCACGAGGAAATCGCGCCGAGACGCCCTCGGTGCCGGACCGAGGGAGCGACTCGTTTTTCTCCCATGCGCCTAGCGTGGAGAATACAGAGCTGCCTGCCAACACGCTGTTGAATGCAAACGACAATCCCACCTCGCTCCAACTCAGCAGCGAGGTGCTTGGGTACGGCTCGTCTGGCACGGTGGTTTTCCGGGGCGAGTTTCAAGGCCGTGCTGTTGCTGTGAAGCGCTTACTCCGTGATTTTGTGCAGATTGCGTCCAAGGAAGTGTCTTTGCTGCAGTCTGCCGATAACCACCCCAACGTGATAAGGCACTATTGCCAAGAACTCACGCCGAATTTTCTCTTTATCGCCTTGGAGCAGTGCCCTGCGAGCATCGCCGATTTGGTCGAGCGCCCCGCCGAGTTTTCCGCACTCTCTCCGTTcctcgagccgcgcgatgcatttCTGCAGATCACCGCCGGGCTGCAGCATCTCCACTCACTCTCGATTGTGCACCGCGATATCAAGCCGCAAAATATCCTAGTCCAGCAAAAACCAGGGAACAAACTACGCGTGCTCTTGTCGGACTTTGGTCTTTCGAAGCGCATCGACGGTGCGGCACAGAACAGTTTTAGCCAGTCCATGACACAGCCTGGCGGGACTGTtggatggcgcgcgccggaagTCTTGTTTGGCAGGCATCCCTTGCTTACGAATGATGGATCGATGGGCGACGAAGCAGGGCGCTTGACACGCGCCGTCGACATCTTTTCTTTGGGCTGTGTCGCATTTTACCTGCTCACACAAGGAGGGCATCCGTTCGGCACGCAGTACGAGCGCGAGATCAACATTCTGAAGCAGTGCTACGATCTTGCTCCGCTGGGTGACACTTGCGACGAAGTGGCAGAAATACAAGCGCTGATTAAGAGCATGATTGATCGCGAACCGGCTAACCGGCCACTGGCAGCCCACGTCGCCATCCATCCATTTTTCTGGAGCGCACAGAAACGGCTTGCATTTTTGCAGGACGTGAGCGATCGTCTGGAAacgctggagcgcgagccgcCGGCACCGGCACTTGCATTGCTGGAGCTCAATGCGGACAAGGTGATTGGGTCCGactggcgccgcgcgtttgACAAGGCTTTCTTGGACGATGTCGGCAGGTTTCGCAAGTACGACCAAGCGAGCATCCAGGATCTGTTGCGCGTAATCCGGAACAAGAAGCACCACTTTCAGGATATGCCGCAGGCGCTACAAAAGCAGCTTGGGGAAATCCCCGATGGCTTCCTATTTTATTTCACCCGTCGATTCCCATTCTTGTTTCACCACGTATATGAAACCATGCAACAGCTGCCCGTACTGCGAGGCGAGCCCGCGTTTCGGGACTACTTTGTGTCGGATGCGTCATAG